From the Coffea eugenioides isolate CCC68of chromosome 1, Ceug_1.0, whole genome shotgun sequence genome, the window CTCCAGCAacccagaaaagaaaaaaagggggcGGAAGAGTTTGATGCAGGAACAAAAAGGGGGCGCGTACATCAATTTGTCCTTGAAGATGAAGACTGACGATGGCTTGAAGATGAAGAGTGAAGATGTCTGTCGGGCTTGAAGGTGAGAGACGATGATGGCGGAGGAAGGCAGAGGAGGGCGTGAAGATGGCTTGAAGGTGAGACGGAGTCAGGCGGTGGAGGCGGTGGTGGCGGAGGAATGAAGGTGAGAGATAATGAGGAAGAGGCGGCGGAAGAATACAAAAGTGTTAACAGATTAGGGTTTTTGTAATTACAAttgttagttatattattgttattaacttattatgttatataatatatattatatatgtattgttaaaaaataaaaactattatattatatataaatattattattcGAAATCGAAATACCATTTCCGTTTTCGAATTCCTATTTCGAATTTCccaattcgaattcggtaattccgatttcaaaaaatatattttcgAATTCGACCCGATTTCGACTAATTCGAAGTCGGAAATACCGAATTCAGTTCCGAATTACCGAAATTCCGAATtcgaaattccgaattcaattcgaaatcggtctcgaaatcgaaatttttcgaCTTTGCACACCCCTAGTGGGAAGGGTCAACAATTTTGCCTGGTTTATGTCGGATTAGTTTTCCAATTAGAATTCCTATATATCCTATTATTTCACTGACTCGTAGTTAATATAGTGACACCTTGTATGGACCAAATAAGATTGTAAGACTATTATTTGTTTTGATAAGTTGTCTATATTATTAAGATTGTAAGACtattatttgttttcatttatcgtttcggaaaaaaaaaaatctatatcACTCTATAAATAACCTACCTTAATTCAGTTGCTGTTGCATCTTACATTACatctaggcctgtcaacgggccggATCCGGGCCGGAATGCATAtatccggacccggacccgttATACTAGATTAGTTTCGGATTCGGCCCGAATACCCGACGGGTCTTCTAATCTGTCACCGAACCCGTACCCGACGGGTCCCGAATCCGGGCCGGGTCTACCCGGCAAAAAGGTGCAGTCCACTCCGCCAACGCCCTCTCCCGCAAGCACCTCCGCTCCCAGATCTGCGACAACTGTGCCTCCGAGCCCGTCTCCGTCCGCTGCGCCACCGACAACCTCGTCCTCTGCCAGGACTGCGACTGGGATGCCCACGCCACCTCTGCCGTCTCCACCGCCCACGATCGCATCCCTCTTGACCCCTTTTCTGGCTGCCCTTCTGCCCTTGAGCTTGCCTCCACTTGGGGTCTCGAACTTCAGGATAAAAAGCCCTCCCAACCCCCCAATTAGTTTGACGTGGCTCCCGCTGCCCCTACTGCAGGTGGGTTTCTGGACTCGTCCTGGACGCTGCCCAAGGAAGTTTCTGTTTCCCCTTCGGTTCTGTTGCAGGACTTGATGGTCCCCACTGATAATAACAATCCTTCTTCTGCTGTTATCTTTTCCAATTGCGGCCCCGATTTGATGAAGAAGCATACTTCCCCTAGCTGTGGGAAGCAGAGGCTGGTGATTATGAAGCAGTTGATGGGGTTGCTTGAGAGGGATACGTGGGTATTAGACTATTAGGGATTTAGGGTTGAACAAAATTGggtatatatttttaattattaattaattaaaaaacgGGTTCGGGTCCTATACGGGTCGGAACGCATATTCCGTATCCTACCCGCAAATCTATTAGGTTAAacgggtccgggtccgggtccgggtccgggtccgggtcTCGGAACTATATGCCTACCCGTACCCGTCAAATATTGGCGGGTCCGGGTCCAGACCCGGACCGTTGACAGCCCTAATTACATCGGATAGTTCTATTACTTTTCTAATACGTCCGTTTGTCTTCATTGAGACACAATATTCGCTTCATTGAGAGACTTAGGATTCGTTCGTTGCAATGGCGCAGACACAAGAAGCAAGCAAAACTGCTGGGAAGCCCATCCGTTGCAGAGGTAAATCTGCAACTTCATAAAAAAATTGATACCATAGACAAAAATATTCGTAGAGAGCAATATAACACAGGATTCCCTTGTGCTGATTGCACATATTTGCTTGATTGTTGAAGATGTCAATTTACTTGTTTTGTGAAATCTTCTAAAAGATGTGTACTTGCTTGTTTGCCGGATGCAGCTGCGGTTGCTAGGAAAGCAGGGGAACCATTAGTGATAGAGGAAATTACAGTTGCCCCTCCAAAAGCCCGGGAACTTCGCGTTCGAGTCTTATGTTCTGCCCTCTGTTTCAGTGACATCCATTTCTGGAGGCTCAATGTATGAATCTCATGTCCGCTAATACATGCACATCAGCATCACTTTGCACTTGAATCTTATATTATTCTGACAaactcttttgttttgtttgaagGAACCTCATGGGTATTATCCAAGGATTTTTGGTCATGAAACTGTTGGGTAAGTTCTTCCATCCATGTTTGGTCATGACTTTGCTCAAAGCACTTGATCGATTTCTGATCATGTTTGATTTGTTTTTAACGTAGGGTTGTGGAGAGCGTTGGAGAGGGAGTCGAGGATGTAAAGGTGGGAGACACTGTCATTCCATCATTCTTGGCTTACTGTGGAGAATGTCCTGATTGCATATCAATCAAAAGCAACCAATGCTCCAAATTGAGATTCGAACTATCTCCTTATATTAGAGATGGGACTAGCCGGTTTTTTGATGCAAAAGGAGAGACGATTTACCACTTTGGCTACACATCAGGTTTCAGTGAGTACACTGTGGTGGACATCACTCACGTTACAAAAGTAGATCCTGCACTTCCAGCCAGTAGAGCATGCCTGCTTGGCTGTGGAGTATCAACTGGTAATGCCATTCGCTTCGATTCTTGCTGGCACAATTTGATTCATTTTGAACTTGTTCGTAGGATCTACTTCACATCCGTTGTAGATGAGCACGATATAGCTCACTGGCACATTCTTGTTGTAGCGCCGTGACTTACTGTCTTGAATATCTGAACTCTTCTTTCAGGTGTAGGTGCGGCATGGAAAACAGCCGATGTTGAAGAAGGTTCAACTGTAGCTATTTTTGGATTGGGAGTAATTGGATTATCGGTAAAATCTTGCCGCATTCCTATTAGTATCAAAGTTTCTTGATTCATACtgcattagatttgttttagaCCATCAGAGTATTAATTCAGAAGTGGAAAATATTAGGTTGCTGAAGGAGCAAGGCTTCGTGGAGCTAAGACAATTATCGGTGTGGATATGAACCCAGACAAAGTTGAAATAGGTAAACAATGCATATTTGAGAAGTTTTTAGAGTTCCATAAAAGCATAGCCTCAAGTTGTGGCTACAATCCCCCATCTGATCTCTTTCTCAACCATGGTTCAAAGACTTGGCTGAGCTTTCATCAGAACGGGGCTGTCTATTCTAATACCGGAACTAGATGAATCCGAGACAATGAATCGTCGAAAACTCGGCCAAAACGTCTCCAAAACGGATTGAAACAGTCTAGTCGTCCTGAGTCATTTCgagtcaaatcaaatttttattatgtttgctaattttttatgaattttatttatcatattttttttacaatttttagaatattaaatgttttaaaattttgagtctCGTCGAAATTGCAGCCGATATGCCGAGATTGATGTAGAATGGTCCGGGCCACGACCGTGACCGCGGCTTTGAACCATGTTCTCAACTAATCGGATTTTTGTGTTTCTACAGGTAAAAAGTTTGGCGTCACCCATTTTATCAACCCCAGCGAACTTGGCGGCAAACTTGCGAGCGAGGTAAACACCTGATATTTTTACTTGTGGTATCAGCAACAACAGAGCCACTACTTTGGAAAACACATTGTTCTGTATTGTAGTTAAGCTTTTAATCGTTGGTATGTTGATAGTCACAATTTTCAACTCCTGCTCTTTTTTTCTGTACAAATTAGGTGATTC encodes:
- the LOC113752094 gene encoding alcohol dehydrogenase-like 7; amino-acid sequence: MAQTQEASKTAGKPIRCRAAVARKAGEPLVIEEITVAPPKARELRVRVLCSALCFSDIHFWRLNEPHGYYPRIFGHETVGVVESVGEGVEDVKVGDTVIPSFLAYCGECPDCISIKSNQCSKLRFELSPYIRDGTSRFFDAKGETIYHFGYTSGFSEYTVVDITHVTKVDPALPASRACLLGCGVSTGVGAAWKTADVEEGSTVAIFGLGVIGLSVAEGARLRGAKTIIGVDMNPDKVEIGKKFGVTHFINPSELGGKLASEVILEMTDGLGADYCFECVGLPSLSQEAFTCCRKGWGKTIILGVDKPDSQFILNSLVNNHSGKTITGVQYGGLKPNLDIAILAKRYLDKELQLDLFVTHEIKLEDINKAFKLLIEGKCLRTVIWLDQERAKADGVTFNEI